In one window of Natator depressus isolate rNatDep1 chromosome 12, rNatDep2.hap1, whole genome shotgun sequence DNA:
- the LOC141996511 gene encoding dipeptidase 2-like, with product MNRDPMKLFPWLLLLISDVLAFRIDKSIREKAVELMKQAPLIDGHNDLPLQLRILYQNRLSKINLKILNTTVTNIQKLQSGHVGAQFWSVYVLCSAQNKDAVRLTLEQIDVVKRMCQIYPELELVTTSQGIADSKKIACLIGIEGGHSIDSSLATLRMYYDLGVRYMSLTHTCNTPWAESSSKQVHNFYPNLNGLSSFGKEVVMEMNRLGMMIDLSHTSDSTSRMVLRISKAPVIFSHSSAFSVCNHSRNVPDDILRSLKKNNGIVMVTFYTKVLACGREVVNVATVADHFDHIKKIAGSKSIGIGGDYDGVDQFPEGLEDVSKYSALIAELLRRGWTERELTGVLRENLLRVFKEVEKVRNDSKTMNENENEIPQREVQNSCRLDLRNPPLRTANVLPISYGSPSVVQTLGLMFITVIYIILH from the exons ATGAATAGAGATCCTATGAAGCTGTTCCCGTGGCTCTTGCTGCTCATCTCGGATGTTTTGGCTTTCAGAATTGATAAATCCATCAGAGAAAAGGCTGTTGAGCTAATGAAGCAAGCCCCTTTAATTGATGG GCACAATGACCTTCCATTACAACTGAGGATATTGTACCAAAACAGACTAAGTAAAATCAACTTAAAAATTCTCAACACCACAGTCACAAACATTCAGAAACTTCAGTCCGGCCATGTCGGAGCTCAG ttttggtCAGTGTATGTTCTGTGTAGCGCTCAGAACAAGGATGCTGTGCGTCTGACCCTAGAGCAGATTGATGTTGTCAAGAGGATGTGTCAGATCTATCCAGAACTTGAACTTGTTACTACTTCTCAAG GTATTGCTGATAGTAAAAAGATAGCATGCTTGATTGGAATAGAAGGTGGCCATTCCATTGACAGCAGTCTCGCAACGCTAAGGATGTATTATGACCTGGGTGTTCGGTACATGTCTTTAACGCACACCTGCAATACTCCATG GGCAGAATCTTCATCAAAGCAAGTACATAACTTTTATCCTAATCTGAATGGTCTGAGTTCATTTGGCAAA GAAGTGGTGATGGAGATGAATCGCTTGGGGATGATGATAGATTTATCTCATACATCAGACTCCACCTCAAGAATGGTTCTCCGGATCTCCAAAGCACCAGTCATTTTCAGTCATTCTTCAGCCTTCTCTGTTTGTAACCACTCAAGAAATGTTCCTGATGATATTCTCCGGAGTTTG AAAAAGAACAATGGAATTGTGATGGTGACTTTCTATACAAAGGTGCTGGCCTGTGGAAGAGAGGTTGTGAATGTTGCAACTGTGGCAG ATCATTTTGACCACATAAAGAAAATTGCAGGTTCAAAATCAATAGGAATTGGTGGTGACTACGACGGAGTGGATCA ATTCCCTGAAGGACTGGAAGATGTTTCGAAATACTCTGCATTGATTGCAGAACTTCTGAGAAGAGGCTGGACCGAAAGAGAACTGACAGGAGTTTTAAGGGAAAACTTGCTCCGTGTTTTCAAGGAGGTGGAAAAA GTGCGGAATGACAGTAAAACAATGAATGAGAATGAGAACGAAATCCCACAAAGAGAGGTGCAAAATTCCTGTCGTCTAGACCTAAGAAACCCTCCTCTTCGGACAGCTAACGTGCTTCCCATTTCTTATGGATCTCCTTCTGTGGTACAGACTTTGGGTCTAATGTTCATTACTGTAATATATATAATACTGCATTAA